A genomic window from Dermacentor silvarum isolate Dsil-2018 chromosome 9, BIME_Dsil_1.4, whole genome shotgun sequence includes:
- the LOC125939969 gene encoding uncharacterized protein LOC125939969 has product MATGQRPARYTLSGFSCEYDWRPTEFEESVDVDKICASCLVLPRGTAQLGCSHVLCEQCYMASLESGQRCPIDDAAYAEGEVKWLSTQPQELESMRVKCWNAKHGCPFVVTLSDLPAHYYHKCRFHTVSCDRCLSEVPRSSMRDHRNVCANRDDGLQSQEGGGVTAAEASGVLKPAGDSEKLPGLSLTEVADFQYSLETKLNSLVEHIHGREATGVSKSELITAAVSLLRSVGLLSLSATWRPQGLAVVVSRVRYFARQVPEYAEEVYSALSNVCGYSLRLGVRCERKLVSPTTSSSDKDKEDLVLRFKVQLCPAANNSALQWPFRKSLTLSVIHPQDSTKEVRFFLNTSMMASEPSFQMPGRTENPPFTVGGPLHVSALAGCQYWSYGTLQLRLSMSLSSGGQHEESND; this is encoded by the coding sequence ATGGCTACGGGTCAGCGCCCAGCGCGCTACACTTTAAGTGGCTTTTCGTGCGAGTACGACTGGAGGCCAACTGAGTTCGAAGAGTCCGTCGACGTCGACAAAATCTGCGCGTCGTGTCTGGTGTTGCCGAGGGGAACGGCGCAGTTGGGCTGCTCGCATGTGCTTTGCGAGCAGTGCTACATGGCGTCGCTCGAAAGCGGCCAGCGCTGCCCGATCGACGACGCAGCCTATGCCGAAGGTGAGGTCAAGTGGCTCTCCACACAGCCGCAGGAACTGGAAAGCATGCGGGTCAAGTGCTGGAACGCAAAGCACGGCTGTCCTTTCGTGGTGACGCTAAGTGATCTCCCGGCTCACTACTACCACAAGTGTCGATTCCACACCGTCTCCTGCGATCGCTGTCTCTCCGAAGTACCGAGGTCCAGCATGCGCGATCACCGAAATGTTTGCGCTAACCGTGACGACGGCCTGCAATCTCAAGAAGGCGGCGGAGTGACGGCGGCTGAGGCGTCTGGCGTCTTGAAGCCGGCCGGCGACTCCGAAAAGCTTCCCGGACTCTCTCTCACCGAGGTCGCCGACTTCCAGTATAGCCTCGAGACCAAACTGAACTCGCTCGTCGAGCATATTCACGGCAGGGAAGCCACCGGCGTCTCCAAGTCTGAGTTAATTACCGCAGCAGTCAGCCTCCTGCGTTCCGTCGGTCTGCTATCCCTCTCGGCAACGTGGAGACCACAGGGGCTAGCCGTCGTGGTCAGCAGGGTTCGCTACTTCGCCAGACAGGTTCCGGAGTACGCGGAGGAGGTGTACAGCGCGCTGTCGAACGTCTGCGGCTACTCCTTGAGGCTCGGGGTCCGCTGCGAGCGCAAGCTGGTGTCTCCGACAACATCCTCCAGCGACAAAGACAAGGAGGACCTCGTGCTGAGGTTCAAGGTCCAGCTCTGTCCAGCTGCCAACAACTCGGCGCTGCAATGGCCCTTTCGCAAGTCTCTGACGCTCTCGGTTATTCATCCGCAAGATTCGACCAAGGAGGTCCGCTTCTTCCTCAACACATCCATGATGGCAAGCGAGCCTTCTTTCCAGATGCCTGGTCGCACGGAGAACCCTCCTTTTACTGTTGGTGGTCCACTTCATGTTAGTGCACTAGCGGGATGCCAGTACTGGAGCTACGGTACCCTGCAACTGCGGCTAAGTATGTCTCTTTCATCTGGTGGCCAACATGAAGAAAGCAATGACTGA